The sequence CCAGTGAGCGATGGAAAGCCGCCTTTAACCGCGGAGACGCGGCCGGCTGTGCCGCCCAGTATGAGCAGGATGCGGTGATGCACGCCCGCCCTTTCGGCACCTTCGAAGGGCGTGAAGCCATCGAAGGGTTCTGGCGCCAGTTGATTGCCGATGGCTTTGCCGAGGTAGAGTACATCGAGCCTCAGTTAACCCAGGTGGATGAGCACAGCGCCCTGCTCACCTCAGGTTGGAAGATGAACAAGGCCCAGGGGGTGATTCACCGCGAGCTGTGGGTGATGGGTGCCGACGGCAAGGCACTGCTGCGCGAAGACGACTTCGAGGCCCAGGGCTAAGACTTATGAGGGCCGGCATCTTGCCGGCCCTCTTGGTTAATTCTCCCAGATCTTCACCGACACCTGGCCAGCCTTGTCGATGCTGGCCCGGTACATGCCGCCGGTATTGTACGGCATGACAATCTCCC is a genomic window of Ferrimonas sp. YFM containing:
- a CDS encoding nuclear transport factor 2 family protein, translated to MSHDVIDAVKQASERWKAAFNRGDAAGCAAQYEQDAVMHARPFGTFEGREAIEGFWRQLIADGFAEVEYIEPQLTQVDEHSALLTSGWKMNKAQGVIHRELWVMGADGKALLREDDFEAQG